The following are encoded in a window of Haliotis asinina isolate JCU_RB_2024 chromosome 14, JCU_Hal_asi_v2, whole genome shotgun sequence genomic DNA:
- the LOC137260770 gene encoding uncharacterized protein, giving the protein MGATRILLLRVGIGVLLLRPNVYACTEGIQACFTYFNSRLGASTGICDLATDQLDCLQMVRLSCSSTGLVDGAFQGFKAEYEGTPNNCIFGNIAQSPDYAAFQCTKLFDDCRSTATITTCGLVDFYEICTGGLSAFCSKQNLQNATDFITWEKQRLATEQGCYFATTPRVLLSAPTCIPRYIACYESEGITASSNPCVAVPVYERCLQSTVTDVCDAAASQMVLSLISSKQSECASATTAKTATSLATALSTQAFTSPKHMATLTTAHGGVRISTQGIDNVQGHIRLDFKDSGTHLCLHAVVVVSCVLMHVVLR; this is encoded by the exons ATGGGGGCAACACGTATCCTTCTCCTCAGAGTCGGCATCGGAG TGCTGCTGCTCCGACCCAATGTATACGCCTGCACAGAAGGAATACAGGCATGTTTCACGTATTTCAACTCCAGGCTGGGAGCGTCCACCGGTATTTGTGA CCTGGCCACTGACCAGCTGGACTGTCTGCAGATGGTCAGGCTGTCCTGTAGTTCGACGGGACTGGTTGACGGCGCTTTCCAGGGCTTCAAGGCCGAGTATGAAGGCACCCCAAACAACTGTATATTTG GTAACATAGCTCAAAGTCCGGATTATGCAG CCTTCCAATGTACGAAACTGTTTGATGACTGCAGGTCTACAGCCACGATCACCACTTGTGG TTTGGTGGATTTCTACGAGATCTGTACGGGCGGTCTTTCGGCATTTTGTTCTAAACAAAATCTACAAAACGCCACAGACTTCATCACATGGGAGAAACAGAGGCTTGCTACAGAACAAGGGTGCTACTTTG CTACGACACCAAGGGTTCTATTGTCAG CTCCCACATGCATCCCACGGTACATAGCCTGCTATGAATCGGAGGGCATCACTGCTTCTTCAAACCCATGTGT AGCTGTGCCTGTGTATGAAAGGTGCCTACAGTCGACGGTGACTGACGTGTGTGATGCTGCAGCGTCACAGATGGTTCTCTCCCTCATCAGCTCTAAGCAGTCAGAATGTG CCTCGGCAACTACAGCGAAAACCGCAACATCACTAGCGACAGCTCTGTCTACTCAAGCGTTTACTTCACCTAAACACATGGCAACATTGACAACTGCTCATGGTGGAGTTCGCATCTCAACACAAGGCATTGACAATGTGCAAGGACATATCAGACTTGATTTCAAAG ACTCTGGAACGCACCTTTGTCTCCATGCTGTGGTGGTTGTGTCATGTGTCTTGATGCACGTGGTCCTCAGATAG